The DNA segment ggtaattgaaaaaaaaaagtaggcgAAAGGGGAAACTAACACACTTGCTCAAAATGTCAATTTACAAATTACCAGAACCTAAcaaatatagagaaaaaaattaatttagatCGAGAGAGTAACATATCTTAATAAATGGCATTCCTAAGGGAGCATATGAACGCTTCTATATTGtaaatacttcctctgtttgactttttttaagtcaaaatttatcattttgatcaagtttataacaAAATTCAGcaacatttaaaatatcaaatcagtcctattaaatctaacattgaatagaTTTTTgattatatgtttgttttatgaaTTACTACTacgtttttttataaacatgatcaaatttaaaaaaaagtttaaataggaaaaagtaagaaacagaggaagtaccaGTTTTATcaagggaaaaagaagaaagaaaaaaaaaagaaagaaacgagAAGACATTGAACTTGTCACGCAGTCACGCTACGTCGCTACCTCACGCAACACAACAAACATTCGAGATTCTCAGTTCAAAAATCCCAACGACAGGTCGCGGTTTGCTCGCTCGATTCTCCCGCGGTCGCGCGACGAGAAACCAAAAGCGCCCGCGAAAATAGCagcaaatcaaaataaaacccacagtgcgctctctctctcctcctataCTATCCGCTTCCTCAATTCTCTTCCCCTTTTATCTCCAAATTTAAACCACATTGGGGGAAAGGAGAGATGGTGATTTAGAAGGAAAGAATGCGCAACCGCGGGGATCGATATCGCAACGCAATCCCCCCCTAAATCCCCGAGTTCCCGAAGCTTCCTGTCCCGTATAGAACCAAAAGCTTTTCTGGTGGTCTTGGTCTTGGTGGTGATTGGAGGAGCGGatgatggcggcgccggcgccggggaaggggaaggaggtggtggtggcggaggaggaagaacggaaggaggaggaggaggaggaggaggaggcgacgtgTGATGAGCTGGAAGAGCAGATGGAGTTCCTGCGGCGACTCGACATCGGGGAGGAgcgggagcaggaggcggcgcggtggtggtgccgCCGGGAGGACGCGGCCACGACGTCgggggcggcgaggtggtggcgccGGGAGGATGTGGccacgacgtcggcggcggcggcgaaccgcCGAGTCGTCCCGGCGTTCGGCGGGGTGGCGATGACGCCTGGGAGGATTTGGGCCGACGGCAACGCGGTCGCCGGAccaccggcgccgacgccgccatggacgccccgcccccgccgccacggcggcatGCTTGGCGATGATCGCCACGCCCGCGGCGGCCACGTTCTTCTTGGCTCCCACGAGTTGCAGGttccggccgcctccgcctccccctcctcctccatctcacgacgcgccgccgccgccgccaacgccggcTGGCGTTTCGCCGGCGCGGACACGCCGCAGCTCGTCGTCTACCTCGCCAACAACGAGCACATGGTGCTCCACACCCTGTTCCACGCCCCGTTAAACGAAGCCCACCTCGTCGCCGAAGTCATCGTCGACCACGCCGCCGACATCATGGAGAGCATCCATGGCCAGCGCCTGCTCAGCTGCGTCCTCCACAACTGCTGCTGCGAGCTCCACGAAGCCATCGTCGCCAAGATCACGCAGCACAGGGACAGGTTCTACAGGATCTGTGTCGAGAGGCATGTGCATATACTACACCATTTACACAATTGATGATGATTTCTCTTCTCAAGTAAAATTCTAATGGTTGTAGATCACCATTGATGATGATTTCTCTTTGATCTAATGACACTTTTGCTATGATTTCTCTTCTCAAGTAAAATTCTAATGGTTATAGATATTGATCTAATGACACTTTCGCTCAATCGATCGATATGTTCGTCGCATTCATGCAGGTCAGATGGTGTGGTGACGATGATCAGATCTTGCAGAAGCTTGAAATCGTGTCAACTTGTGAGGAACGCCATCGTGCCGTGGGTGGGGCGGCGGTCGAAGATGCAGAGCCTCGTGACAGATTCAGATAAACTTAGGGTGATACAGGCATGCATACAGTGTTTTCCAGCCGACATTGCTAAGGTACTTCAGCTTATCTTCTTCCATTATTAACATTGCTAAGGTACtttatcttctcttcttccaTTATAAAAATTCTAGCTGGTGTTAATTTGAGATTCTAGTTAATGAtattcttatattataaaatgttttaatttATACTCATAGCTGCAAGTGTGTAGCTACTAGCTAGAGAAGGCTGTATGCCATATTGCTAAAAAATGCCAACTATTGActaacaatttataaatatttgccaacaatttataatataatcaGAATAGTGTTTTTCGTGTTGACTAACAAAATATTGCCTTATTAATTATTGATGTATTTTGTTAAGGTGTTGTAGCGGATGTATTCTCACTGTAACAATTTAGAATTTCACAATATGCTAAACTTgacttgaattttttaaattggTTGAAATTTGTGTACCACTTATAATAAATTGATACTTTCTACATTTGGATATTTACCATTTTTGAAATATcaatttcaacttttctatGAACTAAGTGTCCATTGTTACCCAATGCTATACGAAACTTAATTTACACTCTACGTATTTAATGTGTTCAATGATGTTTTTGATTTGGCGATGAGATTAATGTGTTCTCACGTACATGTGTCATAGCAGTAAATTTGCAAGAAtcattagttaattaaaatataaacattttactTCATGAAGTTCTAGATATTTACATTGTGTTCGCATTCCTGTTATATTTAGTGTCAATTTGGTTTTATTTTGTCATGTTTCTTATTACTTTAATGATTTATCCTTTGCAACTTATTTGATTGGCAGGTTTTAGTTGATGCTGTTGTTGAGAATTGTATCGAGATAGCTTGTCATCTAAACGGGTTGCTATTTCTGCAAAACTGTTTGGGGCATATAACATTAGAAGAAAAGTACAAGATTTTTACTCAAGTTTGTATTAACAGTGTCTATCTtgctaaacatcgcagcgggtaAGTATTTAGAAtcaatcattagcaaatattatAAAATCTGCTATAATAGTATGATCATGAAATTTCATATGACAATATGAGGTTATCCTAAACTTTACCTATTAGAAAATGACTAGCCTAAAACTTTTAGCCCTTCGAACtagattattaataaaaattaatttcattcttttcatatttaaataatCTACGTGTATCTAGCAACTAcacattattatatttgttatgCTAATTGCATATGTAATAATTGATACCCAAGAATATATGACTATAAATTCTTTAGAAAATATTAATTTAGTTTAGATTGTATTGTGTAAGGatatcaattttatattaatatttcTAACTGTGCAAAACCTAAATTACATTGctgaaaacaataaaatatgttGAGGGTACCATTTGCTCTTTTACGTTTGATGTATTGATTATGTtatcttaaattttttttcatagtttcAGTTGACTTTCATAATTTGGGATTTAtcattatataaaatttttaaacattTCTTTTTATATACATCAATAAGTACTTACTCTAccttttttctagaaattatattgtGCAGGATGTTTTGGAATTTGGACACCCATTCCACCTGGAAATAATAACATCATGCTTTAAAACACATTACGTGGATCTCGCAAGACAAAAATATAGTAGTCGTGTTGTGGAGAAGTGCCTTAAAGTATTTGGTGACCTGGAGCAATATTCGATTGTATGTGAGTTGGTTTTAGATCTTGACCACTTTAGAGATTTGGTGACAGATGAGGTTGCTAATTATGTAATCTCAACCGCCCTTCTTGCATGCACGGTACTTGTATTTATTATTTCCATAGTATATATTGCAAAACATGatgcttgtatatatatattgtaaatgTAACATCTAATGCTTTCTCTTTTCTCCAGGTTCCTGTTAGAGATATTTTGGCCAATACCATCATTTCCCTTCAAGATGTTAATCGACATCATCCTCATTGTTTAAAGATATTTGACATACTATCTAGGCTTGGTTACATGCAGTGAAAACTTGCGGAAGGTAACTAAGCTAATCAAACTTTTATCTATAAACAATTAGTTTGATAAATATTATATTGACTCTATCATTTTGAAAATCATTTGTACAGGATTTACAAGGAGTGGGTCCTATTAATTTGAACAACTACTAGATTGAAGGCTTTTCTTTCCATCGGCTTGACGCCATTCTACAATTATCTAGTTGTGTTTCCTAGAGATGTTTGTGAGTTAGGGCAAATGTGTCTtttgaaattagagatgtttGTGTTAGGACAAATGTGTGcctttaaaattagaaaaaaatgtaattgATGTGAACCGGTGTTGTGATTTGTCTATTAGATGTGCCTTGGTGTTGTTATGTTTTTTTGCCCGTTGTTTGTTGTTAGTTATTAGAGAAAGAATAACATCAATTCCATTTGATGGACACTATTCCATAAATCATTGGCTACTCCCAAAGTTTGTCTTTATTCTTCCTCAAAGAGTGAAGAGTGTGGTACCTTCTTCTCTGCATGGTCTATTGGCCAATCAATTAATTCAtagcttgtgttttttttccgtAAACTTCATGTTGCAGTAGTTTGTATGTACTCTTTCTTAATTAGAAATTTATTAGTTCAACCTTTCTTAGTGGAGCTATTTATTTAAAACACTGGATCCTACGTACAACTATAAGGTTACAAGGGTAAAATTCCTTATAATTTGGGATAGAGATAATATTGGATTTTCATCGCAAATTTGATCAGTACAGACATGCAAGAAACACGCATCAAACTCTAGTACTTGAGCTTTGATTTATTAGAGCTTGAGCCTATATTGGAGCTCAAAGATCATCTCAATCTTAGCTCAACTTTATAGGTAATAAAGCCTGGATACCTAAGTTTCACTCGAGTTTTCCGTTGATTAATAACGATTGTCATATGCTAGAGCAATTTTCTAAATTTCATATTGAATGCAAGCACCTTTGTAGAGGAGTAGTTGTTtgtattatttataaattgggagcgtatcctatgcacacaggcactcgcgtgtacacaccgtgtacaccaactaaaaattatcacaaaaaattctaggaaaattcatacatgtactttcaatagtattacatctacgtgcaaagtcgcatcttcaaattcattctacatagagaataacaaaaaagataaaattctaacaaaattgcaaccttaaaactgttagattttttgttttttttgttacggctaaaatataatgaatttgacgttaagattttaaccctaggtgtaatacaactgaaagtatgtgtatgattttttctagatttttttgtgatattttttagttggtgtgcacgtgtgtacacgtgagggcctgtgtgcatagtaTATGTTGCCTTATAAATTAGTCTACATATACACACACCTATTAACTAACCCATCCATGCTACAAAATGACCGCCTTGGTTATCTTGTTAAGAGAGAAAAGTagttatatcattatttactaaTACAAAATGACCGCCTTGGTTATCTTGCTAAGAGAGAAAAGTagttatatcattatttactaaGCGATTATCTTGTTAAGAGAGAAAAGTagttatatcattatttactaaCCGCACATGTACCGTAACGCCCTAAATCACCTTTTAAATGGGTTTTATGATGACATTTTATTTACgataatgaaaataatttacatcttTGGCTTCCGCTATAAGGCAATAATAGAATAAGAGACCACTAGTTACCATCAAatttgtcaaaagaaaaaaaacaaatagttAGAAATTCTAATGGTGTTATCCCATAACATAACTGGAGACCATTAATTACCAATTCTTAATAGTGTAGCATTATTACCGGTAACAATATCTTAGATATTCCTCCTGTAGTAGCATTATAGATAAAagagttaattggatccatgccactgcaaatgtgacaaatcaaaaaaataccactactattcgcgTAATCGGATGGGTGCcactgaaaattttaaaaattgaaaccatgccacTCCGTCACTCTTTCCGTCCTCTCCGTCGCTCTTTCCATCCTCCCCGTCCTCTTTCACGTCGCGTCACTGCTGCAAGCGCTTGCAATAGGCGGAGCTCCTCCTCGTtgggaatggcggcggcggcggtggtggcggcctcGCGGCTGCGGCTACAGGCGCCAGCGGAGGACGCCACTTGAGAGAAGGATTTGCCGCCTCCTGCCACCGATGGCGCGACCGTCGCGGtgctcctcctgccgccgccacaTCCACACCGCCAtcgtccatccatccatggctgCTGCAAGCTTTGACGGTGCCAGCGCCGAGGCGCTCGGCGTGCATGCGGCAGCGACGATGGTAGAgcaagaagcggcggcggcggatttggGCGGCTGCCTTTGAGGTCACTCGCGGTGGTGGGGATTGGCGGAGGCGGTCGGCCAGGGAGAACGCGGAGCAGCGCACGGTCGTGGCAAGCAACCTGGTGGTGTGCCACGAGAGGtggacggcgatggaggagctTGCCAAGGAGAAgcccaaggcggcggcgccgactgcGGCCGAGGAGCCCAAGGCAGAGGCGCGGCAAAGGAGGAGGCAAAGCCGGGCGAGTTGGAGCTGGAATCGGAGGAGAAGACTGTCGTGGTCATGTCACGTCAAGGGAAATCTCTGTTCGTGACAGGTCACCAAGGACGAAGGGACCAATACAGTCGAGGCTAtcgagcgtcgccgccgcgtccgagCCGGCCAGGGCCGCGGAAGCCAAGGAGACTGTCTTTGCCGCCGCGTCTGAGCGGGCCGCGGCCGCGGAAGCCGAGGCGACCGTCGTTGCGGCCGCGTCCgagccggccgcggccgcggaagCCGAGGCGACCGTCGTTGTCGCCGCGTCCgagccggccgcggccgcggaagCCGAGGCGACTGTCTTCACCACCGCGTCCGAGCCAGCCGCGGCCGCGGAAgccgaggcgccgccgccggctactGATGATTTGGATTTGCTGATGTTGCGTATCCGTGTAGAAGAAACGGAGAAGAAACAAAGGGTCCGACGGAAATGTACATGCTCGGATGGAAATCTTAACGGGAGTGGcatgttttaaattttacaaattttcagTAGCATGCATCCGGAAGTGGcatgttttaaattttacaaattttcagtggcatgcATCCAATATcatgaatagtagtggtattttttcaAATCAGCAAaattgcaatggcatggatccaattaaccctagaTAAAAAGTGAAGTCAATAGAACATAAAAATAACCTGCATATAGTTAAACAATTATTTTCCACTGAAAACTTTTTCATTATAATAACGTGAAATTATCTGGCATAAAGCACTAACCGTGTAAATAAAAGGAATTTGTATGATGAATATAATTATGCTCTACatttcaaagtcaaactacGAACAAACTATGAAATTACATATTGCTATATAATTGCACACAATATAGCATTAAATCTCACTCCGGATGCAGTACTTCACTATATAATTGCAAACAATACATCATTGCACACAATatagtcatattttttttcatgtgttatAAACTCCATGTTTGAGGATCGCCGCATATGAAATCGTTTGttagcaataaaaaaaatccaaaacattTTACACGAATTCAAATATCCTTgtattgtttttttgtttttgagaaaaCGAATTCAAGTTGTAGTATTCAACTTGCCCAGCGGACACACATAGTCATCAAATCATCCaagaataagttcatctaagatCCCTTGTCATCGTATCCGAGTTTCGTCCTACAACGGTCCCTCAACTGCCAAAACCAGCGCAGATACAACGGGTTCCTCAACTGCCAAAACCAGTGCATATGAGGTCCCTCGGTGTTTTGGACATcggttttggttgacgtggtgcctacgtggctgATTTGACTTgttcttcatctgacgtggcattgacgtatcgcttacgtggcaattcgatccgaaaaataataaaacttgtgggacccacatgtcagtttcacatagaaattaattaaaaatagtggGGCCCACGTATCATCCTCagccctcctcttcttcctcctttgtCCCTCTCTTCATcggttcatctctctcccctctcgtcTCTCGCGACGGAGAGGCAGAGGCACGCGGTgaccggcgggagaggagggagacggATCCGCGTCCACACGCTCGTCTTGCCCGCCGAGGTTGCGGGGCCCACGAGCGGGCACGAGAGCGCCGACGACCTACCCAGCCGCGAGCTCGTGGggcccttcgccgtcgccgtcgacctcctcgcGCCGCTCTTTGCTGACCTCCTGTGGCGCAGAcccgcgagcgagcgagcgagttTGGCGGGGAGATGGGCTGCTGCAGCAGCCGGAGCGCAGACTCGCCGGCCAGCAGCGTCACGCGCTGGCGCTCCACCGGGAGCAGTGACGCCGACGCGTTCTTGTCCCCGACGACCCACACGAAGTTCACGCCGGAGTCCGCGAGCCCCATGCCGAGCTCGGCGACCTGCTCGTGCAGGAACCGGGTGAGGCTGCCGACGCAGACGTACACCACCGACTGCGCGGGATTCGCGTCGAGCCACGGGAGCGCGTGTGCGGcgtccccgccgtcgccgttgacGAGGAAGACCGGCCTGATGGCGATTAGGAGAGGCTATCAATAATCTCCTGTGGAACAATGCACGGGATGAATCAGATGAACTCGTGCTCAATTCCTATAGCAAATTTAACCCCAGCTAATCTTGTAGTAAATGATTAATTAGCTAGTAGTAGCTAGTTTTGCGGTATTTATTTTTGCTTCCAGTAGTATAGCACGTGTGGACAACTCACTTTCGCGGGACGTTGTCCTCTCTTGCCGCgcacggtggtggtgggggcgacgccgcgcgcgcccacgGAGACGGCCGAGTCGACCGCCGGCGGCGTCTCAtccagccgcggcggcgaggcagacgGGGAGGCGCTGGCCATGATGGAGAGGCAGACGGTGAAGGCGCGGGAGACCTCCCCGAGGATGAATGTGGTGGTGGCCTCGACCTGCCCCTGCCCTTGCCCGCGCAGCACCCGCAGCAGCGTCGTCAGCTCGTGCCTGCATGCCAGCTCCCTCACCACTGCCTCGTGCTCCTCACACGCTCCCCCCAAGCTAATGTCACCGCTCCACCCAAGCTAATGTCACCGCTACCGCTTCATGGCTGGTTTCCGTTCGTGTGTCATGCTCGCTCtcgctttatttttttaattaacccTGGAGACATCTTTAGTATCGGTTGgtaactaaaaatatttttagtttttaagtaccggttggtaacatcaaccgggactaaagatcctcatCTTTAATCTCGATGCTAAAGATGTATTTTTACtaccggttggtaataccaatcAGTACTAAATATGTTTTTGGGACTTAGAtttaaccggtactaaaaagttaagaggtccgcctgccTCACCTTCCCAAAAATCGCTAAGtccctctctctcacctctctggctctcccctctcctctccatccCTCTCCCCGGCGCGCACGGATCTGGCCAGATGCTACGGTCgtagggcggtggcggcgacggttaccggtggtggcggtggcgatggcgttGGCGGCTGCGGCTCCAGGCAGTGGCGGCGCACCCCAGCTCGGTCCCCTCCCTAGATCTAGCctgagggagggggagggcggtggcagcAGTGGCTATAGACGGTGGCGCACCCCGGTGCggttcccctcctctccctagATCCGGGTGGCGTCGGCTGCTCCCCTCCGGATCTAGCGCGGTGGCAGCGGCCCTCCCCTCCGGCTTTGGCGGGCGGCAGCTCCTCCCTTCCGGTGACGCTTGTGTCtatggatttgttttgtttgtgaatCATGTTGCCTCTATGTGAATTTGCGATGCTTCTGTGaatttgatttggtttgatTGGATTGGACGGAGAATAGGAAGTGGAatattggattggattgggaaTAGGAAGCTGTGGCtgctgcactttttttttagcGCTGAAAAATCTCTTCGCGGGCGGGCCAGTTGCCCGCTTAGGAAAATCACGATTTTTGCAGGCGTTGAGGTACAGGCAGACCAGTTGCTCGCTTGCGAAAACTTGTTTTGTTTGTctgaaaaatactttttctagtagtgggtCCCATGGCCGGAGCTTGGTCGGGAAGTTGTTCACCCGGTCGACGCAGCGCAAGAACTCGCGACAGCGGCCGGAGCCATAGACGACGACGGCCTCGGCCATGGGGTGCTTCCCCGCGGAGCAACTCCCCTCGCAGGTGCCTGCAGAGGCATCTTCATCAGACATGTGGTAGTACATGTAGTTGAAGGGGCAACGTAATTCTTCATGGCTGCCATCGTCGTCTCCACAGATGTAGCACAGCTTCTTGCCATCTGCAGGTAGTTCCCTCTGGAAGGGCAACATGGAGGACATGACACATCTGAACCCCACCACATCTTTGAATGAACAAGATTTGGTTAATTGTTGTATTTATCCAGGATTAAATTTTGATTAGAATACTTTCAATAAGATAAGAGATGCTGCCTCTGTCTCATTTTGTGTTATTAAGCATATCACCACTATCGTAGCCCGCACAAACTTGAAACTTCTATTGATTTGCAGATATAGTGTAAATTAATTTAATGAGAACTTAGTTGTGAAACATTATCATTAGAGTAAGCCCATTTGACTTGTATAGGCATATTAATAATCAACATGAAACTAATGAACATACCACGTGGTGCTTCTAAGTTTTGGGGCTGCTCCGTTGCTGCTTGAATTTTTTGGGCTCCAGTGATAATTCTAATGACATTTTGATGCACATTTTGATCTAAGGCCCGTGTTTAGTTATTTgagtgtaaaatttttaaagtatacggacacacatttaaagtattaaacgtagactaataataaaacaattaCAAATTCCGTCTGTAAAGTgagagacgaatttattaagcttaattaatccgtcattagcaaatgtttactatagcaccacattatcaaatcatggcgtaattaggttcaaaagattcgtctcgtaatttacatggaAATTGTGCAATTGAattttttcccacatttaatatgtatgtgtccaaatatttgatgtgacttattggccaaaattttttagATCTAAATGAGGCCTAAGGTTCGGAAAGGCCTTGGCCCAAGTCAGACGGCAGCGGGCAGAACAGCCTATATAAACATCGTGGTTTCTCTGAGAAATCAAATTTAGGATATATAAGATATATCCAGATGTTGTGCCCCTCAAAATTGTTCTATTTTTTCGACGTCGGTGGTTTGGTGGTGAAGTCATGGATGCATGACTCTACCAACTGGTTCATATCCTGATACTTACGAATATTATGCACGTGAATATGGGCTTTTAACAGGATTTTCATGAAACCAGGGATGTGCTGTTGGTTTTCGTCTCTTTGAGCATGGTGCCCGTCCGGTATGCATCAATTCCAAATCATATCGGATGAAAAagatgttaaatcatcatcgaATGAATTTGTTGCACCGAAAACCTTAAtatagcacaaataataattatggcACAATCTGTGTAAGGTAAAAGGTATGCGTCAATTCCAATTTTATATGTCGCTGGAAACAGGACTTCGCCTTGATCGATTTGTCCCAATCTTGCATCTCTTTGGAAACACACCTCTTGACATGGATCACCTGCTCCTAAAGTAAGATTTGTTTGTATTTCCTCTATCGTTCAGAGTTCTCCAAATTCTCAACTCACACATTGAACACATATTACAATGATAAAATTATGTCTCCAATGCTAAACCGGTACTTGGACTCAGCTAAATAAAATAAGGCCCTTCTTGAAACGCGAGATTAAAAGAAAGAGGAATAAGCAAAACTGCTAAAGTTTTgaattttcgtggcacgctttttaaactgttaaacggtgtgtttcgtgtgaaaactttatatatgaaagttgttctaaaataccagattaatccatttttcaagtttgtaatcattaaaactcaattaatcacacgttattaccacctcgttttgcgtgaaatcttcatcttcatcttcaggagattcaaacaccaccataattttgatagaaatgCAAGTATGAAACAGATAATTGcaacatagaaaaaaatgaaggaatGATCATTTGAGTGATCCGTAGGAAAAATACATCTGGATGAGAAAGTCACGAAGGAAATTTTctaagaaattaaatctcttgCTAGCTTTCCTTGAAAATCTTTGTTAGGATTGTCCATTTCATAgaatttcaaagaaaatccaaaatatatataggattatctatttcata comes from the Oryza glaberrima chromosome 9, OglaRS2, whole genome shotgun sequence genome and includes:
- the LOC127783731 gene encoding putative pumilio homolog 7, chloroplastic produces the protein MEFLRRLDIGEEREQEAARWWCRREDAATTSGAARWWRREDVATTSAAAANRRVVPAFGGVAMTPGRIWADGNALVVYLANNEHMVLHTLFHAPLNEAHLVAEVIVDHAADIMESIHGQRLLSCVLHNCCCELHEAIVAKITQHRDRFYRICVERSDGVVTMIRSCRSLKSCQLVRNAIVPWVGRRSKMQSLVTDSDKLRVIQACIQCFPADIAKVLVDAVVENCIEIACHLNGLLFLQNCLGHITLEEKYKIFTQVCINSVYLAKHRSGNYIVQDVLEFGHPFHLEIITSCFKTHYVDLARQKYSSRVVEKCLKVFGDLEQYSIVCELVLDLDHFRDLVTDEVANYVISTALLACTVPVRDILANTIISLQDVNRHHPHCLKIFDILSRLGYMQ